From the Candidatus Eisenbacteria bacterium genome, the window CCGAGCGGGTGAGGAGCCCGGTGCGCTCGTGCACCACCTGCAGCGGGATTCCGCCGACGGCGCCGGCGACGACGCCGCGCCGCTTCCACAGCGCCTCGGACACGGTGAGCGCGAACCCCTCGCGCAGCGATTTCTGCACCACGACCGTGGAGCGACGCTGCAGAGCGTTGATCACGAGGTGGGCATCGGGCGGCAGCAGCAGCACCGAGACGTCGCGGCGCTTCTCCACCTTGGCGCGGACTTCGGCGAGGACCTCGGCGCCTTCGGGATCGTCGTCGGCGGTGCCGCCGGCCAGGACGAGGTGCGCATCCACCCGCTTGCGCGCGAGCAGGAACGCCTCCACGACGCCGATCGGATCCTTGATGCGATCGAACCGTGACACCTGGGTCACGAGCGGCTTGCGGGAGGGAAGATCGAACGGATCGAGGAGCGCCTGGATCTCGTCAGGGTCGAGCTCGCGGTTCTTGTCGGAGAGCGGGTCGATCGAAGGCGGCGCCAGATAGGCGGGAACCGGAAGCGGCGGGACGAACGTGACGTGCGAGAACACGGCGGCGTCGTACGTGGAGACCCGCGGAGCGACGAAGTCCCACACCGCGGGATCGGCATTCGACAGATCGATGTGGCAGCGCCACACCCAGCGCTGGCCCGCCCGGCGGCGCAACTCGCACAGCGCGGCCGGCTGGGGATCGTGGATCATCACCAGGTCCCCATCCAGCGCCAGCTTTTCGGCGGCCCGGCGATTCACCTCGATGTAGTAGTCGTGGTCTTCGTTGTTGAGCGACGCCGGCCATCCGTGGAGCCCGTTGTGGATGGCCTTCGTGATTCCATAGAAGCGGGAGTCGCCCGGCATCACTTCCCAGCTCGTGGGGATGTCCAGCTCGTTCATCAGCCGCACCAGCCGGTGCAGGATCTCGGCCACGCCGCCGCCGGTGGCCGTGGAGTTCACCATCACCACGCGGTGCCCGCGCAGCTTGCGCGCCAGAGCCTCGAGCACGCGAATGGGTCCGTCGCCCACGACGCTGCGGTAGCCCTCGATGAGCGAAGGGCCTTCCTGGCGGACCGCCACCAGCGTCACGCCGGCGGATCCGTCTTCGTGATGCGGCGCACCAGGCGCGCGACCGTGGCGCGCCCGGCCTCGCGGCGCGTGTCCTCGGGCGCCGTGGCGGCCTCGCTGACGCGTCGTCCGATGCGGCTGCGGCGCCAGCGCTGCAACAGGCGGCGCCGCATGACTTCGATCGGCCGGCCGGAGTTGGCGCCTTCGCGGAGCCAGTCGGCCATCTGCGTCTCGTCGCGCGCCACCAGCCACTGGTCGATCGACACGCCATCCGGAAACCACGGCTGCTCGACCAGGTGGTAGAACCACACGCTGGCGTCGGCGGCCACGAGCGCGTGCACCAACTCGCGAGCAGTGGCCGCGAACACGCCGGTCGACAGCGGCACCGATTCGGCCAGCAGGAACACGAACTCGCTCTCGGACTGGATCGCGTGGCTCAAGCGTCCGGACTCCGGCATTCGGTTCAATACTTCGACCAGCGCCGCCCGAAGGACCTCCGGCGATTCCGCGCGATTCTGCACCGCGAACGAGATGCGCTCGGCGGTCTCCCGGTCCTGGAGCACACCGTTCACCCAGGCGCTGAAATCGTCATGGGCCGGCTCTTCGCTGGCCGGATGGCGGAGCTGATGATGCCGCGCGTGGAAGAACAGGGAGCGCTCAGGCGCCTCCTGGATGCCGGTCCGCAGCTGGTCGAGGTTGCACGCGCGCACCCCCGTGGGACGCACGAGGTGGACGACCGAGCGCAGCTCGTAGCCGGGTGAGGAAGGCGTCATGCGGGGCGTTGCGGGCCCTGCTCTTCCATCGAGCGCAGGTATTCGATCACGAAGTCGCGTGCCAGGTCGCGGCAGCCGAGTCCGAACGCCAGGCCGAGCGCCAGGCCGACCGAGGCCAGCGCGATCAGACCGATCGCCATGATGAACTGCGCGGCGAGCCCGAGCTGCTCCAGCGCGACCAGCACCGCGAAGCCGGTGAGCACCACGGTCACCGCCTGTCCGCGCAGCCGTCCGCCGCGCAGGCCCGCGGTGTCGAAGAAGCGGCGGGTGAGCGCGCCCAGCAGCACGGCCACGAGCACGCC encodes:
- a CDS encoding DUF5752 family protein, translated to MTPSSPGYELRSVVHLVRPTGVRACNLDQLRTGIQEAPERSLFFHARHHQLRHPASEEPAHDDFSAWVNGVLQDRETAERISFAVQNRAESPEVLRAALVEVLNRMPESGRLSHAIQSESEFVFLLAESVPLSTGVFAATARELVHALVAADASVWFYHLVEQPWFPDGVSIDQWLVARDETQMADWLREGANSGRPIEVMRRRLLQRWRRSRIGRRVSEAATAPEDTRREAGRATVARLVRRITKTDPPA
- a CDS encoding glycosyltransferase, translated to MTLVAVRQEGPSLIEGYRSVVGDGPIRVLEALARKLRGHRVVMVNSTATGGGVAEILHRLVRLMNELDIPTSWEVMPGDSRFYGITKAIHNGLHGWPASLNNEDHDYYIEVNRRAAEKLALDGDLVMIHDPQPAALCELRRRAGQRWVWRCHIDLSNADPAVWDFVAPRVSTYDAAVFSHVTFVPPLPVPAYLAPPSIDPLSDKNRELDPDEIQALLDPFDLPSRKPLVTQVSRFDRIKDPIGVVEAFLLARKRVDAHLVLAGGTADDDPEGAEVLAEVRAKVEKRRDVSVLLLPPDAHLVINALQRRSTVVVQKSLREGFALTVSEALWKRRGVVAGAVGGIPLQVVHERTGLLTRSVEGCAYQMTRLLRSPEMRRRLGSAGREHVRDNFLHPREARDYLALFARLL